In the genome of Limnobaculum zhutongyuii, one region contains:
- a CDS encoding multicopper oxidase family protein, whose translation MHNGNLLPESALPKNLPLPDLKKLLNASDKPGYFSASLTAKPIRVQLTPQVETEFWAYNDQIPGPAIEVFEGDTVEILFKNELPQPTTVHWHGLPVPPDQDGNPQDEVAPGASRVYKFTLPEGCAGTYWYHPHGHNTVAEQAFRGLAGVFIVKPKQDQLSHIPVQNWLISDLKLSADGQIAPNSMMDWMNGREGQFVLINGASHPEITLNQATRARLWNACSGRYLNLSLNDADIYLIGTDGGLLEQPYKLTTLLLTPGERAEILIVPKKSGTQSLQALAYDRGKMGCTTEEVTRSLASINLKASQLPDLPTKLTSLPDIGKASAVKTLEYTETMDMGKGMSGMNFLINGKKHDPKRIDLTSKVGEVEEWEIFNNSHMDHNFHLHGTQFTVVSYQLNGQSRLPEYIGHKDTINLKPYERVRIKLVQQHKGLRMYHCHILEHETLGMMGQLNVI comes from the coding sequence ATGCATAACGGCAATTTGCTGCCGGAATCCGCCCTGCCTAAAAACCTGCCGCTGCCTGATTTGAAAAAGCTGCTTAACGCCAGCGATAAGCCGGGTTATTTCAGCGCGTCCCTTACGGCAAAACCGATTCGGGTTCAGCTAACCCCGCAGGTCGAAACCGAGTTCTGGGCCTATAACGACCAGATCCCTGGCCCTGCCATTGAAGTATTTGAAGGGGACACGGTAGAGATTCTGTTTAAAAATGAATTGCCACAACCTACCACCGTACACTGGCACGGGTTACCTGTTCCGCCGGATCAGGATGGCAACCCGCAAGATGAAGTGGCTCCCGGCGCTTCTCGCGTCTATAAATTCACTCTGCCCGAAGGTTGTGCCGGTACCTACTGGTATCATCCTCATGGACATAACACCGTCGCTGAGCAGGCATTTCGTGGTCTGGCCGGCGTGTTTATCGTTAAGCCAAAACAGGATCAACTGTCGCATATTCCGGTGCAGAACTGGCTGATCTCCGATCTCAAACTCAGTGCAGATGGTCAAATTGCACCAAACTCCATGATGGACTGGATGAACGGTCGGGAGGGACAGTTTGTTCTGATCAATGGTGCATCACACCCGGAAATTACACTAAATCAGGCAACCCGAGCTCGTCTGTGGAACGCGTGCTCGGGCCGTTATCTTAATCTGTCCCTGAATGACGCTGATATCTACCTGATAGGTACCGATGGCGGTCTGTTAGAACAGCCTTATAAACTCACCACCCTGTTGTTAACGCCGGGAGAGCGGGCAGAAATTCTGATTGTGCCGAAAAAATCTGGCACACAGAGCCTTCAGGCGCTGGCTTACGATCGCGGCAAGATGGGTTGTACCACTGAAGAAGTCACCCGCTCGCTGGCATCCATTAATCTGAAAGCGAGTCAGTTACCTGATTTACCGACGAAACTGACCAGCCTGCCTGATATCGGTAAAGCCAGCGCAGTGAAAACGCTGGAATACACCGAAACCATGGATATGGGTAAAGGCATGTCCGGCATGAACTTCCTGATTAATGGTAAAAAACACGATCCAAAACGCATCGATCTCACCAGCAAAGTGGGCGAAGTTGAGGAATGGGAAATTTTCAATAACTCCCATATGGACCATAACTTCCATCTGCACGGTACACAGTTTACCGTGGTCAGCTATCAGTTAAACGGCCAGTCACGTCTGCCGGAGTATATCGGCCATAAAGACACCATCAACCTGAAGCCTTATGAACGAGTACGCATTAAGCTGGTTCAGCAGCATAAAGGCTTACGCATGTACCACTGCCATATTCTGGAGCACGAAACGCTGGGCATGATGGGACAGTTGAATGTGATTTAA
- the lptG gene encoding LPS export ABC transporter permease LptG, with protein sequence MFSVLDRYIGRTIFSTIMSTLFLLVSLSGIIKFVDQLRKTGKGDYDALGAGLYTLLSVPKDIETFFPMAALLGALLGLGALATRSELVVMEASGFTRMQIASAVMKTAIPLVLLTMAIGEWVAPLGEQTARNTRAQMMYGSSLLSTRDGIWAKDKNDFIYIQNVVKEDKLSGVSIYHFDKQRKLLSVRYAGTATYDKNNNTWQLFQIDQSDLSQPDKIVGTQTLNEEWQTNLTPDKLGVVAMNPESLSASGLYEYSKYLKQSGQESARYRLIFWNKVLSPISVAVMMLMALSFIFGPLRSVPMGIRVVTGISFGFIFYVLDQIFGPLSLVYGVPPFIGALLPSLLFLAISIFLLKQKR encoded by the coding sequence ATGTTCAGCGTTTTAGACCGTTATATCGGCCGTACAATCTTCAGTACCATCATGAGTACCCTGTTTCTGCTGGTCAGCCTGTCCGGAATTATCAAATTCGTGGATCAGCTGCGTAAAACCGGTAAAGGGGATTATGACGCCTTAGGTGCGGGTCTTTACACACTGTTAAGCGTACCAAAAGATATAGAAACCTTTTTCCCGATGGCGGCACTTTTGGGTGCGTTATTAGGTTTAGGCGCACTGGCAACCCGCAGTGAACTGGTAGTGATGGAAGCCTCTGGCTTTACCCGGATGCAGATCGCTTCCGCGGTAATGAAAACCGCTATCCCTCTGGTGCTGCTCACTATGGCGATTGGCGAGTGGGTTGCTCCGCTGGGTGAACAAACCGCCCGTAATACCCGCGCTCAAATGATGTACGGTAGTTCGCTGCTTTCTACTCGCGATGGAATATGGGCAAAAGATAAGAATGACTTTATCTATATCCAAAACGTCGTAAAAGAAGACAAGCTCTCCGGCGTCAGCATTTATCATTTTGATAAACAACGTAAGCTGCTATCAGTGCGCTATGCCGGTACCGCCACTTACGATAAAAACAACAATACCTGGCAGTTATTCCAGATCGACCAATCCGACCTCAGTCAGCCTGATAAAATTGTTGGTACCCAAACTCTCAATGAAGAATGGCAAACCAACCTGACGCCAGACAAGCTGGGGGTGGTCGCCATGAACCCGGAATCCCTATCCGCCAGTGGGTTGTATGAATACAGTAAATACCTGAAGCAAAGCGGACAAGAATCTGCCCGCTATCGGCTGATTTTCTGGAACAAGGTTCTGTCACCAATATCGGTAGCGGTAATGATGCTAATGGCATTATCCTTTATCTTTGGTCCGCTGCGCAGCGTGCCAATGGGCATTCGGGTGGTCACCGGTATCAGCTTTGGTTTCATCTTCTATGTGCTTGACCAGATTTTTGGTCCACTCAGCTTGGTGTATGGCGTACCGCCATTTATTGGTGCCTTATTACCAAGCCTGCTGTTTTTAGCTATCAGTATTTTCCTGCTTAAACAAAAACGCTAA
- the pepA gene encoding leucyl aminopeptidase has product MEFSVKSGSPEKQRSACIVVGVFEPRRLSPIAEQLDKISDGYISALLRRGELEGKVGQTLLLHHVPNILSERILLIGCGKERELDERQYKQVVQKTINTLNDTGSMEAVCFLTELHVKGRNTYWNVRQAVETTKEALYIFDQLKSNKVEPRRPLRKMVLSVPTRRELTCGEKAIQHGLAISAGIKAAKDLGNMPPNICNAAYLASQARQLADAFSENIITKVIGEQQMKELGMDAYLAVGHGSQNESLMSVIEYKGNPVADAKPIVLVGKGLTFDSGGISIKPAEGMDEMKYDMCGAASVYGVMRAAAELKLPLNIIGVLAGCENMPGGRAYRPGDVLTTMSGQTVEVLNTDAEGRLVLCDVLTYVERFEPEVVIDIATLTGACVIALGHQITGLMSNHNPLATELVGASEQAGDRAWRLPLADEYQEQLESNFADMANIGGRPAGAITAGCFLSRFTRKYSWAHLDIAGTAWRSGKAKGATGRPVALLTQFLLNRSGQSYDE; this is encoded by the coding sequence ATGGAGTTCAGTGTAAAAAGTGGTAGCCCGGAAAAACAACGTAGCGCCTGTATCGTCGTCGGTGTTTTTGAACCTCGTCGTCTGTCACCCATAGCCGAGCAGTTGGATAAGATCAGCGATGGCTATATCAGTGCGTTACTCCGCCGTGGTGAACTGGAAGGTAAGGTTGGTCAAACTTTATTGTTACACCATGTACCAAACATACTTTCAGAAAGAATTTTATTAATCGGTTGTGGTAAAGAGCGCGAGCTTGATGAGCGCCAGTACAAACAAGTGGTGCAAAAAACCATCAATACCCTGAACGACACCGGCTCAATGGAAGCGGTCTGCTTCCTGACTGAGTTGCACGTAAAAGGGCGCAACACTTACTGGAATGTGCGTCAGGCCGTCGAGACCACTAAAGAAGCGCTATATATTTTCGACCAGTTGAAAAGCAACAAAGTCGAGCCTCGCCGTCCATTACGCAAAATGGTACTTAGCGTGCCAACCCGCCGTGAACTGACCTGTGGTGAAAAAGCCATCCAGCACGGTCTGGCAATTTCTGCTGGTATTAAAGCGGCAAAAGATTTGGGCAATATGCCACCAAATATTTGTAACGCGGCTTATCTGGCTTCTCAGGCTCGTCAACTGGCCGATGCTTTCAGTGAAAACATCATCACTAAAGTGATTGGTGAACAGCAGATGAAAGAGCTGGGAATGGATGCTTACCTGGCGGTAGGTCATGGTTCTCAGAATGAATCGCTGATGTCAGTGATTGAATACAAAGGCAATCCGGTCGCCGATGCCAAACCTATCGTTCTGGTGGGTAAAGGGCTGACGTTTGACTCGGGCGGCATCTCCATCAAACCTGCCGAAGGCATGGATGAGATGAAATATGATATGTGCGGCGCAGCGTCAGTATATGGCGTAATGCGTGCAGCAGCAGAGCTGAAACTGCCGCTAAATATCATTGGGGTACTGGCCGGTTGTGAAAACATGCCGGGTGGCCGTGCTTATCGTCCGGGTGATGTACTGACCACGATGTCAGGTCAAACCGTTGAAGTGTTGAACACGGATGCGGAAGGTCGCTTAGTGCTGTGTGACGTATTAACTTACGTTGAACGCTTTGAACCTGAGGTGGTGATTGACATCGCCACCCTGACCGGTGCCTGTGTCATTGCGTTAGGCCATCAAATTACTGGTTTGATGTCGAACCATAATCCACTGGCAACTGAGCTGGTTGGTGCATCCGAACAGGCCGGTGACCGCGCATGGCGCTTACCGCTGGCAGATGAATATCAGGAGCAGTTAGAATCTAACTTTGCTGATATGGCCAACATCGGCGGCCGTCCTGCGGGTGCGATCACTGCGGGCTGCTTCCTCTCCCGCTTTACTCGTAAATACAGCTGGGCACACCTGGACATCGCCGGCACCGCATGGCGCTCGGGCAAAGCCAAAGGCGCAACCGGACGTCCGGTCGCACTATTAACCCAGTTCCTGCTCAACCGCTCAGGCCAAAGTTACGACGAGTAA
- the lptF gene encoding LPS export ABC transporter permease LptF, whose product MIIIRYLIRETFKSQIAILFILLLIFFCQKLVRVLSMAVEGDIPTNLIFSLLGLGIPEMAQLILPLSLFLGILMTFSKLYSESEITVMHACGLSKNVLLIAALALSILTGAAAGINSAWLGPLSAESQERIIADAKANPSLGALVEGQFQPSQDGNAVLFVGKVEGNQFTDVFLAQLRPSGNQRPSVVVADKGHIVEDPSGNQRIFLDTGTRYEGTALLRDFRITDFTHYQAVIGHQEAMFDDSDVEQASMSSLIASDSHQAKAELNWRLTLIISVPLMALLVVPLSEVNPRQGRVVSMLPAMLLYLIYFLLQSSLKSNASRGKIDPMIWVWVVNLGYLALGILLNLWDSIPSRRLRARLRGAV is encoded by the coding sequence TTGATAATCATTAGATATCTGATCCGGGAGACATTCAAGAGCCAAATCGCAATCCTGTTTATCCTACTTCTGATCTTTTTCTGTCAGAAGCTGGTACGGGTTTTGTCGATGGCTGTTGAGGGAGATATCCCGACGAACTTAATTTTTTCCTTGCTTGGTCTCGGTATTCCCGAGATGGCTCAACTCATTTTGCCTTTGAGCTTATTCTTAGGCATTTTGATGACCTTCAGTAAGCTGTACTCGGAGAGTGAAATCACCGTGATGCACGCCTGCGGCTTAAGCAAAAACGTATTACTGATTGCCGCACTGGCCCTTTCGATACTCACCGGCGCGGCTGCCGGGATAAACTCGGCCTGGTTAGGTCCGCTGTCTGCCGAGAGTCAGGAGCGAATTATTGCCGATGCCAAAGCCAACCCAAGTTTAGGTGCGCTGGTTGAGGGGCAATTCCAGCCCTCTCAGGATGGCAATGCGGTGCTGTTCGTTGGCAAAGTAGAAGGCAATCAGTTTACCGACGTTTTTCTGGCACAGTTACGCCCTTCAGGCAACCAACGTCCTTCGGTAGTGGTGGCAGATAAAGGCCACATCGTTGAAGACCCTAGTGGCAATCAGCGGATCTTTTTAGATACCGGTACCCGCTATGAAGGTACTGCCCTGTTGCGTGACTTCCGTATTACCGATTTTACCCACTATCAGGCAGTTATCGGGCATCAGGAAGCGATGTTTGATGACAGTGATGTAGAGCAAGCCAGCATGTCTTCACTGATCGCCTCAGACAGTCATCAGGCTAAAGCCGAGCTAAACTGGCGTTTAACGCTGATTATCTCTGTGCCGCTGATGGCGCTGCTGGTGGTACCGCTAAGTGAAGTGAATCCACGTCAGGGTCGCGTAGTCAGTATGCTACCGGCGATGCTGCTGTATTTGATCTACTTCCTGTTGCAGAGCTCATTAAAATCGAACGCCAGCCGGGGAAAAATTGATCCGATGATCTGGGTTTGGGTGGTTAATCTGGGCTATTTAGCCTTGGGTATTTTACTAAATCTGTGGGATAGCATACCTTCCCGCCGCCTGCGTGCCCGGCTGAGAGGAGCGGTTTAA
- a CDS encoding DNA polymerase III subunit chi, whose amino-acid sequence MKTASFYLLDHSNSSQGLSACEALACNVAAERWRMGKRILIACETQQQAEQLDEALWKLDTDQFVPHNLAGEGPKYGAPVELCWPGKRSNAPRDLLINLQSQFPDFATAFYEVIDFVPHEDDLKQLARERYKVYRSVGFNLSTATPPTI is encoded by the coding sequence ATGAAAACAGCATCATTTTATCTGCTTGACCACAGCAACTCATCACAGGGCCTTTCTGCCTGCGAGGCGCTGGCCTGTAACGTAGCGGCTGAACGTTGGCGCATGGGAAAACGTATACTTATAGCCTGCGAAACCCAACAACAGGCAGAGCAGTTGGATGAAGCACTATGGAAGTTGGATACCGACCAGTTTGTTCCACATAATCTGGCGGGTGAAGGCCCTAAATATGGAGCTCCGGTGGAGCTGTGCTGGCCCGGTAAACGCAGCAACGCACCACGGGATCTTCTGATTAATCTACAGAGTCAATTTCCGGATTTTGCTACCGCATTCTATGAAGTGATAGACTTTGTTCCACATGAAGACGATTTAAAACAGTTGGCGCGCGAACGTTACAAAGTTTATCGCAGCGTCGGTTTTAATCTGTCTACGGCAACGCCGCCAACCATCTGA